The region GTTATCTCATAGGATTGCGCTATGATCTTTACTTTAATCTATCCATGAATGGAGAGCTTCAATATTTTGATTTAACGAAAGACAGAGGCACTTTTTTATCTTCCCCAATAAAAGATGAGGCATTTCTTTATACTGTCATGCTTAATTTTGTCTTCTAAAAAATGTATCTCTGTCGATAAACATAAAGATTGGAACTATGTCAATAATTTAGTTAATTAAAAAGGATAGAAAATGAATATTAGTAGATATGTAAATGCTAGATTTCAGCAACACCTGAGCAACTAAATGACATGATGCCAAACGGAATTTATTTCCCTGATGGTTTTATATGCAGCACGTGTCAGATTGTGCTTTATTTTCAGTCAATAAAGTTAGAAAGCGCTCTGGTGAAGCTAGGGATTTCAATCTTTAATATCAATGAAAAGAGGCACATTAGATGAACTAGCAAGGTTTTCAGAATATAAAATTTGCAAATATTATATAATAAAAATCGTTGGGGCAATGCTCAACACAAGGATGGCATTCAGTATCGAAATAAGGGTTACATGATAACCCATAGTGGAGAGGTATTTTATGATTGATTTAACCAATTTTTTTAAACAATGGGAAAATAACTCAGAGTCCATAGAAGTTATCTTAACAGCTTATCTGGACGAATACGCAGAAGCTGAGACAACATTACGCACGCTTTTCGACGCTCAAAATTGGGGTGAAATATATATATTCTCTCACTCATTAAAAGGACTTTTAGTTGATTTTGGTGAGAAAGATACCTCAGTTATTTTAGCCGAAATAGAACAAAAAACCCAAATAGGCCAGTCAGTGGACGAGCACTTAATTAATCAAACTTGCTTAGCATTACCTGACATACATGCACAAATACAGACGGAACTGTCTTGTTTTTTAACCAAATAAATAGGCTTAGCACTGCTACATACCTAATGCCTATTCACCCACACTCGCCATTTTCCCTCTTTATTCTGCTCTAATCGACTTAACACCTTGGTTTGGGATAATAGCCACTGCCACTTAGCCTACCTATGCCGTGACCAAGTTATTGCTTTCAATTAATTTGAAAGTAATAACTTCAAATTATATAATGAGTTAACTTCATAATGAGGCGTAATTCCATCAGAGGCCTGTTGTTCATGACAATTTAACCAACAGGTATCTACACCAGCGTTTAATCCTCCCAAGATATCGGAGTGTGGGTTATCGCCAACCATTAATACCTTATTCCGCTCAGGATAGTTCATCAATGCTAAAGCATGCTCAAATATGCCTACATCTGGTTTAGCCATTCCCACCTCTTCAGAGATCACCACGTGATCAAATGCATCAAGTAGTCCGGTTTTCTGTAAACGAACGGTTTGCAGCTCAGTGAAACCATTGGTGATGATCCCAAGGCTGGCCTTACCTACTAACTCATCGATAAGCGCTTTAGCACCGGGCAATAAATCACAGATCTCCGCCATGTCCTGTAAAAAATGACTGTTAAGTTGTTGGGCACTGACACCAATCTTTTCTCCCCACTGAATAAATCTTCTTGTTTGTAACTCAGCGGCAGTAATTAATCCATTCTGATAATCGACCCAGAGTGGCTTGTTAATGTGTTGATAGAGTTCAAAATCTGTGTCTTTGAAATCAATAGCAAAACGGCTAAACATAAGCTTAAGACCTGCAAATGCATCGAAATGAAACAAGGTTTCATCGGCATCAAAGAGTATCCATTGGTATTGCATTTTAGTCCTTTTTATTGATTAAAATATTTATCAGCTAATCCTGTCGTATTGCCAGTAATGCGTGTTTTTTTCCCCTTATAGTCATTGTAAAAAGCAGCATGACTTAGGCGGGAAAACTCACCCTCTCTGTGATAATAAATGACACGAGTTTTTGCTTAGATTCACTCACAGGCATACGAGTGGGAATATCGCCATCAGCTGCAGTCAACCAAGCAATCAGATCAAGATCGAGATGAGCAAGCCCTTCATTCTGGCTAAGTTGTTTCGCTAAGGTTGATTTTCCCGAACCTGAATTACCAAAAATAACAATCCGTTTCACATACACTCCTGCAAAAATTGAACACTCAGAATAAACACAATGATTATCGAAGACATTAGCGACTTAAAACGTAATATCGATGTTTATCTCGTCATTTAGATACATATTGAAATAGTTTCACTTAATTCGAACATAGTAACGGTATTGAATATCATGCTAATAAAAAGGCCAACACAGAGCTGACCTTTGGTCTTATTTGAGGCTAAATGCTATTTTTTTTCAGTCCAGCGATCCATCCAACCTAAGACCTTGGCATACCACTGTTCAAGATTGTCAGGGGTTAAGATCCAATGATTCTCATCTGGGTAAATAAGTAATTCTGACGGGATCCCCTTGCGCTGCATGGCACTAAATGCAGCTAAACCTTGCCCATAAGGTACACGGAAATCTTGCTCACCATGGATAACCAGCATGGGGGTTTTCCAATTTTCAACATAGTTAACCGGGTTAAACTTCTCGTATAAGTCTTTGTTATCTTCATATGTGCCACCAAATTCATGCTCAGGAAACCATAATTCCTCTGTGACATAATACATAGAGCGCATATCAAACAAACCCGCATGATTAACGAGGCAATTAAAACCATCACTCCAATTACCTTGGATCCAATTCATCATATAACCACCATAGGATCCGCCCAAGGCGCAGGTACGGTTGCCATCAAGCCACTGTTGCTGCTGAGTGACCGCAGCCAATCCTTTTTGCAGATCTTCAAGTGGCTTGCCACCCCAATCTTTCGTAATCGAATCTGTAAACGCTTGACCATAGCCAGTAGAGCCATGAAAATCAATCATCACAACACCGTAACCCGCACCAGCCCATAATTGTGCATTCCAACGACTGCTAAATGAATTACCAAACGAGCCTTGTGGGCCGCCATGAACCAGAAAAGCGATAGGGTACTGTTTGCCTACTTGATAATTTGTTGGCTTAATCCAGTAACCATAAACCTCTTCATTGTTCCAACCTTTAAAACTAAACTGTTCAAAATCACCAAATTTAATCTTGGCTAAGTTTTCCTTGTTTACGTTAGTTAAACGTTGTGTCCCTTGACCGTCTAAATTTATTCGATGTAAATCACCAGGTTTATCTAAACTTTTGTGGTTGAATATGATTTTATCATCGGTAACGCC is a window of Shewanella sp. VB17 DNA encoding:
- a CDS encoding EutP/PduV family microcompartment system protein produces the protein MKRIVIFGNSGSGKSTLAKQLSQNEGLAHLDLDLIAWLTAADGDIPTRMPVSESKQKLVSFIITERVSFPA
- the yjjG gene encoding pyrimidine 5'-nucleotidase, whose amino-acid sequence is MQYQWILFDADETLFHFDAFAGLKLMFSRFAIDFKDTDFELYQHINKPLWVDYQNGLITAAELQTRRFIQWGEKIGVSAQQLNSHFLQDMAEICDLLPGAKALIDELVGKASLGIITNGFTELQTVRLQKTGLLDAFDHVVISEEVGMAKPDVGIFEHALALMNYPERNKVLMVGDNPHSDILGGLNAGVDTCWLNCHEQQASDGITPHYEVNSLYNLKLLLSN